Proteins from a single region of Apium graveolens cultivar Ventura chromosome 7, ASM990537v1, whole genome shotgun sequence:
- the LOC141672183 gene encoding protein disulfide-isomerase 5-2 codes for MMRVFVISLIYILSISSILSSSWVSADEFVRDGKVLELDESNFDKAISTFDYIFVDFYAPWCGHCKHLAPQLDKAASSLFESKDSIVIAKVNADKYTRLASKYEIDGFPTLKIFMHGIPTEYRGPRKANLIVQYLKKFVAPDVSVLDSDSSISRFVEASGTPFPIFIGFGVNESVISDLAIKYKKKAWFSVAKDFSEDMMVLYDFDKTPALIVLHPNYNEQAIFYGPFEDKFLEDFVKQSLFPLVLPISQDSLKTLRDDERKIVVTIVEDETTDKSKELVKVLKAAASANRDLVFGYVGVKQWEDFTESFEVYKKTVLPKMIVWDGDEQYFSVIGSDSISDEDQRSQVTQFLEGYKSGSVIQKRISGPSLMGFIKSLIGIRSMYILVFVIAMIFLILTIGKEEPLRVGTREQASAISEAERRELHSSADKED; via the exons ATGATGCGGGTATTTGTAATATCATTAATATACATACTGTCTATATCATCGATCTTATCATCATCATGGGTTTCTGCTGATGAGTTTGTAAGAGATGGGAAAGTGTTAGAGCTTGATGAATCCAATTTTGATAAAGCCATTTCTACTTTTGATTACATCTTTGTTGATTTTTATGCTCCTTGGTGTGGTCACTGCAAGCATCTTGCTCCccag TTGGACAAAGCTGCTTCTTCCCTTTTTGAATCGAAGGATTCTATTGTGATTGCGAAAGTAAATGCAGACAAATATACACGCCTGGCTTCTAAATACGAAATCGA TGGGTTTCCAACCCTGAAGATATTTATGCATGGAATCCCAACCGAATATCGAGGACCAAGAAAAGCGAACTTAATTGTTCAATACTTGAAGAAATTTGTTGCTCCCGATGTATCCGTCCTGGATTCTGACTCTTCTATTAGTCGATTTGTTGAAGCATCGGGCACCCCCTTTCCTATATTTATAGGGTTTGGTGTAAATGAATCTGTGATATCTGATTTGGCAATTAAGTACAAGAAGAAGGCATGGTTTTCTGTGGCAAAAGATTTCTCTGAGGACATGATGGTATTGTATGATTTTGATAAAACACCTGCTCTGATTGTTCTTCATCCCAACTATAATGAACAGGCCATATTCTATGGTCCATTTGAAG ACAAGTTCTTGGAAGATTTTGTAAAACAGAGTTTGTTCCCTTTGGTTCTTCCAATAAGTCAAGATTCGTTGAAAACATTGAGAGATGATGAGAGGAAGATTGTTGTGACAATTGTGGAGGATGAAACGACAGACAAATCAAAGGAACTTGTCAAGGTACTGAAGGCTGCTGCGTCTGCAAACAGAGATTTGGTATTTGGTTATGTTGGCGTAAAGCAGTGGGAGGATTTCACCGAATCATTTGAGGTTTACAAGAAAACTGTTCTACCAAAGATGATTGTTTGGGATGGAGATGAGCAATACTTCTCA GTAATTGGTTCAGATAGCATCAGTGATGAGGATCAGAGGTCACAAGTTACCCAATTTCTCGAGGGATATAAATCTGGAAGTGTGATACAAAAACGAATTAGTGGTCCGTCACTAATGGGTTTTATTAAGTCATTGATTGGTATAAGATCCATGTACATTCTTGTTTTTGTGATTGCAATGATATTTCTCATCCTAACCATTGGTAAAGAAGAACCTCTGAGGGTTGGTACTAGAGAGCAAGCCAGCGCCATCTCCGAGGCTGAACGCAGAGAACTTCATTCATCGGCAGACAAGGAAGATTAA
- the LOC141672944 gene encoding tRNA nucleotidyltransferase cca2 produces the protein MRAASTASRFLFPVWQPTFITPYKSLNPFINPSFFKPLIKSTKRTHLGFCNYCNSSSPIMSRVVEVKERIELNDKERKIFDRLRDVLTHFQMDTQLRVAGGWVRDKLLGKECYDIDIALDNMLGREFCEKVNEYLLSTGEETHGVGVIQSNPDQSKHLETATMRLYDVWIDFVNLRSEDYCENSRIPTMRFGTAQEDAYRRDLTINSLFYNINSSAVEDLTGKGIEDLRSGKIVTPLPPRETFLDDPLRVLRAIRFGARFEFTLDEGLKMAASADDVRDAIADKISRERIGHEIDLMVSGNQPVKAMSYVSTLQLFWVVFNPPPNVNPLIPDGHDGLCVAYINAAWKVLQSIGGSFNGDQKRLSLYATLFLPLRQTVYMDHKSKKIPVVSYIFRNSLKLKSSDAETVVRLHEAAEKFMTLFPLIISSEEKIAEVSWKREIIDVSASSKLRILLGLLLREIKDFWRPALLLSTLLYYNDIDCTSSSFEQSKLDKRIGLFNQVENAVTTQGLDKIWELKPLINGKEIMSILQLKTGGPLVREWVEKLLEWQLAHPSGSAEECIEWMRQAQSKRARTE, from the exons ATGAGAGCAGCTTCTACAGCTAGTCGATTCTTATTCCCTGTTTGGCAACCCACATTTATAACACCTTATAAATCCCTAAACCCTTTCATAAACCCCTCTTTTTTTAAACCTTTAATTAAATCAACCAAACGAACTCACCTAGGGTTTTGCAATTACTGTAATTCATCATCCCCGATAATGTCGCGAGTAGTTGAAGTTAAAGAGAGAATTGAATTGAACGATAAGGAGAGGAAGATATTTGATCGGTTGCGAGATGTGTTGACGCATTTTCAGATGGATACGCAGCTTCGTGTTGCTGGTGGTTGGGTTCGCGATAAG CTTCTAGGCAAAGAATGTTACGACATTGATATCGCTCTTGACAACATGTTGGGTAGAGAGTTTTGTGAAAAAGTAAATGAGTACTTGCTTTCTACAGGGGAAGAAACCCATGGAGTTGGTGTCATTCAAAG CAATCCTGACCAGTCGAAACACTTGGAAACTGCTACAATGCGCCTTTATGATGTGTGGATTGATTTTGTTAATCTACGATCTGAAGATTATTGTGAGAATAGCCGCATTCCTACAATG AGATTTGGTACAGCACAAGAAGATGCTTATCGAAGAGATTTGACAATTAATAG CTTGTTTTACAACATTAATAGTAGTGCCGTGGAAGATTTAACTGGAAAAG GCATTGAAGATCTTAGGTCTGGGAAAATAGTAACACCTCTACCTCCAAGGGAAACTTTTTTGGATGATCCCTTGCGAGTCCTTCGAGCCATACGTTTTG GTGCAAGATTTGAATTCACACTAGATGAAGGCCTAAAAATGGCTGCTTCTGCTGATGATGTGAGGGATGCTATTGCAGATAAAATTAGCAGAGAACGTATTGGTCATGAA ATAGATCTTATGGTTTCTGGCAATCAACCTGTCAAAGCAATGTCTTATGTGTCTACTCTTCAGTTATTTTGGGTTGTCTTCAATCCTCCTCCAAATGTTAATCCTCTGATCCCAGATGGACATGACGG GCTTTGTGTTGCTTACATCAATGCTGCATGGAAGGTTTTGCAATCAATTGGAGGGTCCTTCAAC GGTGATCAGAAGAGGCTATCCTTGTATGCTACGTTATTCCTACCATTGAGGCAGACTGTTTACATGGATCACAAATCCAAGAAG ATCCCAGTTGTCAGCTACATTTTCCGGAATTCGCTCAAGCTAAAATCAAGTGATGCTGAAACA GTTGTCCGTCTACATGAAGCAGCAGAGAAATTCATGACGCTATTTCCTTTAATCATTTCTAGCGAGGAAAAAATTGCTGAAGTGTCTTGGAAAAGAGAAATTATTGATGTCTCTGCTTCTTCAAAGTTACGAATATTATTAG GATTGCTTCTTCGAGAAATCAAAGATTTTTGGCGTCCAGCATTGTTGCTCTCAACTTTGCTTTATTACAATGACATTGACTGTACAAGTTCTTCATTTGAGCAATCTAAATTGGACAAGAGAATAGGCTTATTCAACCAGGTCGAGAATGCAGTTACTACACAAG GTCTTGACAAAATATGGGAACTGAAGCCATTAATTAATGGAAAGGAAATTATGAGCATTTTGCAGCTAAAGACAGGAGGGCCACTTGTGAGGGAATGG GTAGAAAAGCTTCTTGAATGGCAACTTGCTCACCCTTCTGGATCTGCCGAAGAGTGCATCGAGTGGATGAGACAAGCTCAGTCAAAGCGTGCGAGGACAGAATAA